In one window of Micromonospora cathayae DNA:
- a CDS encoding tyrosine-type recombinase/integrase, with the protein MTLPSGSLRVRVYAGVDPLTGKRHYLTETVPAGRNAQREAEKVRTRFLNEVDEKRNPRTRATLNQLLDKWLDVADIEPTTRMGYENKLNKHVRLVLGKLSLNRLDAETLESFYASLRRCRDWCGGKASVTHRVAGEHPCTARCRPHVCKPLSPSSVRQIHWILSGALSRAVRWRWIAINPAAQAEPPAAPHPDPQPPNPTDAARIITESWRDPDWGALVWLAMTTGARRGELAALRWHHLDLAAGVLTLRRSAYLDANGGLQEKDTKTHQQRRVALDPETVDVLTELHARYVDRLEQLDATADPTDYVFSPEPDNSRGYRPDTITQRYGRLAKRLGIDSHIHALRHYSATELINAGVDVRTVAGRLGHGGGGTTTLRVYAAWLSESDQRAAGTLAARMPSRPTSPTLPSSPYRVIAEELREQIRTGSLRPGDPLPTVAELAAAHAVSVGTAHRAVASLTADGLVSVTRGRRATVAGQRDG; encoded by the coding sequence ATGACGCTCCCCAGCGGGTCACTCAGGGTGAGGGTCTACGCAGGCGTCGACCCGCTCACCGGGAAGCGGCACTACCTCACCGAGACGGTCCCGGCGGGTCGGAACGCCCAGCGGGAGGCCGAGAAGGTGCGGACCCGCTTCCTCAACGAAGTCGACGAGAAGCGCAATCCGCGCACCCGAGCGACACTGAACCAACTGCTCGACAAGTGGCTCGACGTCGCCGACATCGAACCGACCACCCGCATGGGCTACGAGAACAAGCTGAACAAGCACGTCCGGCTGGTGCTCGGCAAGCTGTCGCTGAATCGGCTCGACGCCGAGACGCTCGAATCCTTCTACGCGAGCCTGCGCCGCTGCCGGGACTGGTGCGGTGGCAAGGCGTCCGTGACGCACCGGGTGGCCGGCGAGCACCCCTGCACCGCGAGATGCCGGCCGCACGTGTGCAAGCCGCTCAGCCCGTCCTCGGTGCGGCAGATCCACTGGATACTGAGTGGTGCGCTGAGTCGGGCGGTGCGGTGGCGGTGGATCGCCATCAACCCCGCTGCACAGGCTGAACCACCCGCCGCGCCGCACCCCGACCCGCAACCACCGAACCCGACCGACGCTGCCCGCATCATCACCGAGTCGTGGCGTGACCCGGACTGGGGCGCACTGGTATGGCTCGCCATGACCACCGGCGCCCGGCGCGGCGAACTAGCCGCCCTGCGCTGGCATCACCTCGACCTGGCCGCCGGTGTGCTGACCCTCCGGCGAAGCGCCTACCTCGACGCCAACGGTGGGTTGCAGGAGAAGGACACCAAGACCCACCAGCAACGACGGGTCGCCCTCGACCCCGAAACGGTCGACGTACTCACCGAGCTGCACGCCCGGTACGTCGACCGCCTGGAGCAGCTCGACGCGACAGCCGACCCGACGGACTACGTCTTCTCCCCCGAGCCCGACAACAGCCGCGGCTACCGCCCTGACACCATCACCCAGCGGTACGGACGACTCGCCAAGCGCCTCGGCATCGACAGCCACATTCACGCCCTACGCCACTACTCGGCCACCGAGCTGATCAATGCCGGTGTCGACGTGCGTACCGTCGCCGGCCGGCTCGGCCACGGGGGTGGTGGTACCACCACCCTCCGGGTCTACGCCGCGTGGCTGTCGGAATCCGACCAGCGGGCCGCCGGCACCCTCGCCGCCCGGATGCCCTCCCGCCCGACGTCGCCCACCCTGCCGAGCAGCCCGTACAGGGTCATTGCTGAGGAACTACGAGAGCAGATCCGCACCGGGAGCCTCAGGCCGGGCGACCCGCTTCCCACGGTCGCCGAGCTGGCTGCGGCGCATGCTGTCTCGGTCGGTACCGCTCACCGTGCCGTGGCTTCTCTGACAGCAGACGGCCTCGTCAGCGTTACGCGGGGTCGCCGGGCGACCGTAGCAGGACAGCGCGACGGGTAA
- a CDS encoding GTP pyrophosphokinase codes for MSLHVDLVDEFIARYTKEYDFYEQAGRIAARELESTLQAAGIRSIVTYRAKSIDRLRDKCRQREQKKGKYQDVEKIFDDIVDLVGIRVALYFPAEQNQVDGIIRRLFTILGIKNFPESSALRNGKRFSGYSATHYRVQLREQDLNETDKRYAIARIEVQVASVLMHAWSEVEHDLVYKPLAGDLSEDELAILDQLNGLVLAGEIALERLQKAGEARVTNSGRKFANHYDLAVHLLGRVPEGLNRPVNDAGLGRVDLLFDLIALLNVDTPEQLSPYLGALHNDLETRPLAEQIIDAILAEKPDRYGAYQTIRQNRRAAFSDAKADSNGTATQIGSFLMHWIELEHLMRDIGPQLGLHRNLLPQGRHLRQSGLLPKEMVVEYDRIRQLRNHLVHGFEPASAVQLEEASQRLQEVTAEIRRRLENFKDGESGESQSTK; via the coding sequence GTGAGCCTCCACGTGGATCTGGTTGATGAGTTCATTGCTCGATACACCAAGGAATACGACTTTTACGAACAAGCCGGGCGGATCGCCGCAAGGGAGTTGGAGTCCACTCTCCAAGCTGCCGGCATACGGTCGATCGTAACCTATCGGGCAAAGTCGATCGATCGACTCCGAGATAAGTGCCGCCAACGGGAACAGAAAAAGGGAAAATATCAAGACGTCGAAAAGATCTTCGATGATATCGTTGATTTGGTGGGAATTCGAGTAGCACTGTACTTCCCGGCTGAGCAAAATCAGGTCGATGGGATCATCAGGAGGCTATTCACTATCCTAGGCATCAAGAACTTCCCCGAAAGCAGCGCACTACGGAATGGCAAACGATTCAGCGGCTACTCGGCGACTCACTACCGGGTACAGCTAAGGGAACAAGATCTGAACGAAACCGACAAGAGGTATGCAATCGCACGAATTGAAGTTCAGGTTGCATCGGTACTTATGCACGCATGGTCAGAGGTCGAACATGACCTGGTGTACAAGCCCCTAGCCGGCGATCTTTCAGAGGACGAACTAGCAATTCTGGATCAACTCAATGGCCTAGTCCTGGCAGGCGAAATTGCCCTAGAAAGACTCCAAAAGGCTGGCGAGGCCAGGGTTACAAATAGTGGTCGCAAGTTTGCGAATCACTACGACCTAGCGGTCCACCTATTAGGCCGCGTGCCAGAAGGGTTGAACCGACCGGTTAATGATGCCGGCCTAGGGCGAGTCGATCTCCTATTCGATCTAATCGCGCTCCTCAACGTGGACACGCCAGAGCAACTCTCTCCTTACCTAGGTGCCTTACACAATGACCTCGAAACTCGCCCTCTAGCAGAGCAGATTATTGACGCCATCCTGGCCGAAAAGCCTGACCGGTACGGGGCCTACCAAACAATTCGACAGAATAGGCGAGCGGCCTTCTCTGACGCGAAAGCCGACAGCAATGGCACCGCCACCCAAATCGGCAGCTTTCTCATGCACTGGATAGAGCTAGAGCACCTCATGAGAGATATCGGCCCACAATTGGGGCTCCACAGAAATCTATTGCCTCAAGGTCGACACTTGAGACAAAGCGGCCTACTTCCAAAAGAAATGGTCGTAGAGTACGACCGTATACGCCAGTTGCGCAATCATCTCGTGCACGGCTTTGAGCCCGCCTCAGCCGTACAACTCGAGGAGGCATCTCAGCGGCTTCAAGAGGTCACCGCTGAGATCCGCAGAAGGTTGGAGAACTTCAAAGATGGAGAATCCGGCGAAAGCCAGTCCACGAAGTAA